The following are encoded in a window of Colletotrichum lupini chromosome 3, complete sequence genomic DNA:
- a CDS encoding DNA repair helicase: MADSAPSDMTVPDGIDFNHPYTPYDVQTDFMKAAYGVLQQGNGQVGILESPTGTGKSLSLICASLTWLRNQRVEEHEASLKVNMDDFKDEPDWIVEQMLRRKRDELARTWEEREKKLEQIRQKERAIEARSAKRRRFDDGPSRSKPRALEVEEDDEWLLDEPDAAGSANGGDAMSGLSKETKDILSRFGLGSLNADQEEDKVEDGVKIYYTSRTHSQLTQFIHELRRPSFPSSVPQSIVRRQSEDDHPAKEAVKHLPLSSRQKLCINPSVSRLGSLSAINDRCAELQKPKSKDKCPHVLKEDNIAETHQFRDTAHATLPDIEDLYHLGKKLSICPYYASRAAIAGAEIVTLPYPLLLQKNARDALGIKLEGNVVIVDEAHNIMDAVANVYASEVKLSELRRARQMLGIYVKKFGKKLKGENRVMVGQVGRVVEGLSEWMDGQLKVKSTQGIVDSKVLLRCKGVDQINLFRLIQYIQESKLAYKIESYVAHVEEEASDAGHVKASPRSSTPVLHILSSFLISLTNLSSEGRIFYEKLTTNPPDIQLSYLLLSPTHAFSTIATSARAVILAGGTMSPFDDYKDHLFPYLSTSKLTTLSCGHVIPPSNLCVWTLAGTQPGPNRDTNSTFEFSFQRRADKAMVSQLGLAILNMCNVVPDGVVVFFPSYGYLDEVVAIWDSRTVGEPKSIWQRLQERKQAFKETRGGSSDEVLEAYSQAILGDETDRQPGAPPKPRGALLLSVVGGKMSEGINFSDRLGRCVIIVGLPYPNINSPEWKAKTEYIENTAVQRLTDPAGATKMSRDEALVVAKQAARDFYENACMRAVNQSIGRAIRHMGDYAAIVLVDRRYGTERIRGKLPGWIRGGMNGDSHEKGLPQLMGALSGFFRSKRAGAS, translated from the exons ATGGCGGACAGCGCCCCCAGTGACATGACTGTCCCGGACGGCATTGACTTCAACCATCCTTACACACCTTATGATGTGCAGACTGATTTCATGAAAGCGGCTTATGGCGTATTGCAGCAGGGAAATGGACAGGTCGGCATCCTTGAGAGCCCAACAGGCACG GGCAAATCGCTTTCGCTCATTTGCGCTTCGTTAACATGGTTGCGGAATCAGCGTGTTGAGGAACACGAGGCATCCCTCAAAGTCAACATGGACGATTTCAAGGATGAGCCCGACTGGATTGTGGAGCAAATGCTGCGCCGGAAAAGAGATGAACTCGCCCGCACCTGGGAAGAGCGAGAGAAGAAGTTGGAACAGATCCGTCAAAAAGAACGGGCTATTGAAGCTCGCAGCGCCAAGCGACGCCGCTTTGACGATGGCCCCTCGAGATcgaagcctcgtgctctcgaAGTTGAGGAGGATGACGAATGGTTGCTTGATGAGCCAGACGCAGCCGGGTCGGCCAATGGCGGCGACGCCATGAGTGGTCTGAGCAAAGAGACAAAAGACATCCTGTCCAGGTTCGGCTTGGGAAGTCTCAACGCCGATCAAGAGGAGGACAAGGTCGAGGATGGAGTCAAG ATATACTACACATCAAGAACGCACTCGCAACTCACCCAATTCATCCATGAACTGCGACGACCATCCTTCCCATCATCCGTACCTCAGTCGATTGTGCGACGCCAAAGTGAAGACGACCACCCTGCCAAAGAAGCAGTCAAACACCTGCCCCTATCGTCACGCCAGAAACTCTGCATCAACCCCTCCGTATCGCGCCTTGGCAGCTTATCCGCCATTAATGACCGTTGCGCGGAACTCCAAAAGCCAAAGTCAAAGGACAAGTGCCCTCACGTCTTGAAAGAAGATAATATTGCCGAGACGCATCAGTTCAGGGACACCGCCCACGCCACGTTGCCTGACATCGAAGACCTGTATCATCTGGGGAAGAAGCTGTCCATCTGTCCGTACTATGCATCACGCGCGGCGATTGCTGGTGCCGAGATCGTCACTTTACCATACCCCTTGCTGCTACAGAAGAACGCAAGAGATGCACTCGGCATCAAGCTAGAGGGCAACGTGGTTATTGTCGACGAGGCGCACAATATCATGGACGCTGTAGCCAACGTATATGCATCCGAGGTGAAGCTGAGCGAGCTGAGGAGGGCACGACAGATGCTCGGTATCTACGTCAAGAAGTTTGGCAAGAAGCTGAAGGGAGAGAACCGAGTCATGGTCGGGCAGGTGGGCAGAGTCGTCGAGGGTCTCAGCGAGTGGATGGACGGGCAATTGAAGGTCAAG AGTACCCAGGGCATCGTCGACTCCAAAGTTCTCCTCCGCTGCAAGGGAGTAGATCAGATCAATCTGTTCCGCCTGATTCAGTACATCCAGGAGTCAAAACTCGCCTACAAGATTGAGAGCTACGTAGCCCATGTCGAAGAGGAAGCCTCCGATGCAGGCCACGTCAAGGCATCACCGAGATCTTCCACGCCTGTCCTCCACATATTATCCTCCTTTCTGATATCTCTCACCAACCTTAGCTCCGAGGGACGCATTTTCTACGAGAAGCTCACTACGAACCCGCCAGATATCCAACTTTCCTACCTGCTACTGTCACCAACGCACGCCTTCTCAACCATTGCCACGAGCGCCAGAGCGGTCATCCTCGCCGGCGGCACTATGTCTCCTTTTGACGACTACAAGGACCATCTCTTTCCCTATCTTTCCACCTCAAAACTTACGACCCTCAGCTGCGGGCACGTCATTCCCCCCTCTAACCTCTGTGTCTGGACCCTGGCAGGCACACAGCCCGGCCCAAATCGGGACACCAATTCCACATTCGAGTTCAGCTTCCAGCGCAGGGCTGACAAGGCCATGGTAAGCCAGCTGGGTCTGGCCATCTTGAACATGTGCAACGTCGTGCCTGATGGTGTGGTCGTGTTCTTCCCCAGTTATGGGTACCTCGATGAAGTCGTTGCAATTTGGGATAGCCGGACTGTTGGGGAGCCCAAGTCAATTTGGCAGCGCCTTCAGGAAAGAAAACAGGCATTCAAAGAAACCCGCGGCGGATCCAGCGACGAGGTGCTGGAGGCGTATAGCCAAGCCATTTTAGGTGATGAAACCGACAGACAACCGGGAGCGCCACCCAAACCTCGAGGTGCCCTGCTACTCAGCGTAGTCGGCGGTAAGATGAGCGAGGGCATCAACTTCTCCGATCGCCTGGGCCGCTGCGTCATTATCGTAGGTCTGCCATACCCAAACATCAACTCTCCCGAATGGAAGGCCAAGACGGAATACATCGAGAACACGGCTGTCCAACGACTGACGGATCCCGCCGGCGCGACGAAGATGTCGAGAGACGAGGCGTTGGTGGTCGCGAAACAGGCGGCTAGGGACTTTTACGAGAACGCTTGTATGCGAGCCGTCAACCAGAGTATCGGGCGGGCCATCAGGCACATGGGTGACTATGCAGCCATCGTACTTGTGGATCGCAGGTATGGAACGGAGAGGATCCGGGGCAAGCTTCCTGGGTGGATTCGGGGCGGTATGAATGGTGATAGTCACGAGAAGGGGCTGCCTCAACTGATGGGAGCCCTGAGTGGGTTCTTTCGGTCGAAGAGGGCTGGAGCATCGTGA
- a CDS encoding NACHT and TPR domain-containing protein, producing MGGSDAIDRRFADVLDKAQKQYADSQGGIDLTAYMSPPIKSTEDLMGLIADENKKFQMFRDKRKYIFDHLAAACKPLEIAGEALAGAAESVFPPGQTIFAVVAYLIDTANGIRENYDVIITLFEQVKDFTIRFRFYVSEEMSSELQDKLVEVLVTVFEIFVIAAHEAKMGRLKRFVKDLFGKGSKVSDAMTKLASLTESEERLVIAETSAGVKRSLSNEQKLLEMMSRVDVNVQTLRNETRVPQTREQALSSNRDKLKKILQPSVYPVDTYTALDRTRTAGTCEWILQDPALQAWIAGDVRFLWISGNPGTGKSYLTSRMVSWGRDLLDEQQTTSMMGYFFFRQNNPESRSVVQAIKDMAYQISEQDVFYGKQLVQNISSSDEIKTVSSAFRKLLEDPCKPDKWKRHIYLLVDGLDEAESREVTEFLSLLYGLNKQQSTGTRVQVALVGRNTLTEEVQESMGDESISRSLLVTPDRNGADIESYIKEGINHSRILRSSTQKEKDKIIDAMIKQVDGLFILAKFMLTEINRNRHLTDIANSLKTYPKEMNGMLTKTVLDFSTSFTQRDADDLNEILRWVSVAEMGLTLQQIESFLALKMGDAPLDLEGLLRGKLSCFFTLEREDGLSTADLIEKHERNPRFDSLDTDVIREIQYDSKKSTTYVSFFHDSVKEFFRGDSSTNLKAPGAQCPSIGFHLADARLHVLKTCLRIFTDPAYFTLGKDGLSAQRYAAWYWQEHLDDVDVTAISKSEKADIGIRLFTMMTDPDILLTWTNLFEESLDIWTDHNIEIVSQWLRDADAISSLTPEQKEWTKSATASPAKLLEPMGRTFAKAWLGEGSRVYMTTLFCFGVVQSLPLLEGGGKWSDSEYHWQDVSLETRIQQAADWANQPKTGHWLRRIGSTLLNLGEHTKALEYFNNAFEKDGNKAESFGRMGLCHGLNGNYGEALRLHRECESLEETRMAEGLYTTDQEVKGAKWRLYRNQAQIAECYNRMGRIDESIEYCRKAMDVYDAPDFEPQIAYIKVLTENNRLPELMKLSDEMDGRFSDADRGNSRFVQFLLTQIPDPSIKDWFPQAAARADPRRTDDLAERYRSAIQSAQDDQDSWKQFYLQNALGNIFLAAQDYTTLIPIHERICFHDYKAKGSLPVRIEYIASFKQLTRAYFIKALEADQTLVSEASGLWVKKLEKLMQQQEKYQNKNVPLHMAGFDFNEPSISLIVLYRLRNRDEELRQLVHGLVSECLKLLEDEEPQNDEISIRHLQRCLLAAGDEDNAKALWQSTRTPSLSATISGHLKADRRRSSSPKIGGLSPRMSLSPNRRSKQIFLPKIFSEGNDVSCDHCLKRFEPSETFAVCRYCIDLKFCMPCLDVVKSQKFEPGHTSVCKPSHDWLMVPPLTVNLQANEILVDGQVGKLEEWKSRLRKEWVKTKQGNKVKGLGIM from the coding sequence ATGGGCGGCTCCGATGCCATCGACCGGCGATTTGCCGACGTCCTAGACAAGGCTCAGAAACAGTATGCCGATTCCCAGGGGGGGATTGATCTCACGGCTTACATGAGCCCGCCCATCAAGTCCACCGAGGACCTCATGGGACTCATTGCCGACGAGAACAAAAAGTTTCAAATGTTTCGAGACAAGCGCAAATACATATTCGACCACCTAGCGGCCGCTTGCAAACCTCTCGAGATTGCCGGCGAAGCATTAGCAGGGGCGGCCGAAAGTGTTTTCCCACCAGGTCAGACCATCTTCGCAGTCGTCGCTTACCTTATCGATACCGCCAATGGTATTAGAGAAAACTACGATGTCATCATTACTTTATTTGAACAGGTCAAGGACTTCACTATTAGATTCAGATTCTACGTCTCCGAGGAGATGTCATCCGAACTACAGGACAAGCTCGTCGAGGTTCTCGTCACCGTCTTCGAAATTTTCGTCATCGCCGCACACGAGGCAAAAATGGGCCGTCTCAAGCGCTTTGTCAAGGATTTGTTCGGCAAGGGAAGCAAGGTATCTGATGCCATGACGAAGCTGGCTTCCCTCACCGAGAGCGAAGAGCGCCTGGTCATCGCAGAAACCAGTGCTGGCGTCAAACGGTCCCTTTCAAATGAGCAGAAGCTCCTAGAAATGATGTCAAGAGTCGATGTCAACGTCCAGACCCTGCGCAACGAGACTCGCGTGCCCCAAACGAGAGAGCAAGCTCTTTCTTCCAATAGAGACAAACTCAAGAAGATTCTCCAACCCTCCGTTTACCCCGTGGATACCTATACTGCTCTAGACAGGACGCGCACCGCTGGCACCTGCGAATGGATTCTGCAAGACCCTGCTCTCCAGGCTTGGATAGCTGGCGATGTTCGTTTCCTCTGGATTTCTGGAAATCCCGGCACAGGAAAGTCATACCTGACCTCTCGTATGGTGTCGTGGGGCCGAGATCTGCTCGACGAACAGCAAACTACCAGCATGATGGGTTACTTCTTCTTCCGCCAGAACAACCCTGAATCTAGATCCGTGGTCCAGGCTATCAAAGACATGGCATACCAAATCAGTGAGCAAGATGTCTTTTACGGCAAACAGCTCGTCCAGAACATCTCTTCCAGCGATGAGATCAAGACTGTGTCGAGCGCCTTTCGGAAATTACTCGAAGACCCCTGCAAGCCAGACAAATGGAAGAGACACATCTATCTCCTTGTGGACGGTCTAGATGAAGCCGAGTCGAGAGAAGTCACAGAGTTCTTATCATTGCTGTACGGCCTGAACAAGCAACAATCGACTGGAACAAGGGTGCAGGTTGCTCTGGTTGGAAGGAATACTCTTACAGAGGAAGTTCAGGAATCGATGGGAGACGAATCTATCAGCCGATCGCTTCTTGTCACACCCGACCGGAATGGGGCCGACATTGAGTCGTACATCAAGGAGGGCATCAATCATTCTCGCATTCTTCGAAGCTCCACACAGAAAGAAAAGGACAAAATCATCGATGCCATGATCAAACAAGTCGACGGTCTTTTCATTCTGGCCAAGTTCATGTTGACTGAGATCAACAGAAACAGACACCTAACGGACATTGCCAACAGCTTGAAGACCTACCCCAAGGAGATGAACGGAATGTTGACAAAGACCGTACTCGATTTCAGCACATCCTTCACCCAAAGAGATGCAGACGATCTGAACGAAATCTTGCGTTGGGTCTCGGTTGCTGAGATGGGCCTGACCCTCCAGCAAATCGAGTCTTTTCTGGCCCTTAAGATGGGAGACGCCCCGCTGGACCTTGAAGGATTACTGAGAGGCAAGCTCTCCTGCTTCTTCACACTCGAGCGGGAAGATGGGCTCTCGACAGCTGATCTCATTGAAAAGCACGAAAGAAACCCCCGGTTCGATTCCTTGGACACTGATGTAATCAGGGAGATTCAGTATGATTCAAAAAAGAGCACAACCTATGTCAGCTTCTTTCATGATTCCGTCAAGGAGTTCTTCCGAGGAGACTCATCAACGAATCTCAAGGCACCTGGCGCGCAGTGCCCGTCCATTGGGTTCCATCTTGCCGACGCGAGACTGCACGTTCTCAAAACCTGTTTGCGGATCTTCACTGACCCAGCATACTTTACTTTGGGCAAGGATGGACTCTCTGCGCAAAGGTACGCTGCCTGGTACTGGCAAGAGCACTTGGACGACGTCGATGTCACCGCTATCTCTAAATCTGAGAAGGCCGACATCGGCATACGTCTCTTCACCATGATGACCGACCCGGATATCCTTCTTACCTGGACGAACCTGTTTGAGGAAAGTCTCGACATCTGGACTGACCATAATATCGAGATTGTTTCTCAGTGGCTGAGAGATGCCGATGCCATAAGCTCTCTGACTCCGGAGCAGAAGGAGTGGACCAAGTCGGCGACAGCAAGCCCTGCAAAACTGCTTGAACCTATGGGGAGGACGTTCGCCAAGGCTTGGCTTGGCGAAGGCTCTCGAGTATACATGACGACGTTGTTCTGTTTCGGTGTCGTCCAGTCACTGCCGCTGCTGGAGGGGGGCGGCAAATGGTCTGATTCCGAATATCACTGGCAGGATGTGTCACTGGAAACGAGGATCCAGCAAGCCGCCGACTGGGCGAACCAACCTAAAACGGGACATTGGCTACGGAGAATCGGTAGTACTCTCTTGAACTTGGGAGAGCACACCAAAGCACTGGAATACTTCAATAATGCTTTCGAAAAGGATGGTAACAAGGCAGAAAGCTTTGGCCGAATGGGATTGTGTCACGGCCTGAATGGCAACTACGGAGAGGCCCTGAGACTACATCGTGAATGCGAGTCGTTGGAGGAGACGCGCATGGCTGAGGGTCTTTACACTACCGACCAGGAGGTTAAGGGTGCCAAATGGAGACTCTACAGAAATCAGGCTCAGATTGCGGAGTGCTACAATCGCATGGGCCGCATCGACGAATCGATCGAGTATTGCCGCAAGGCTATGGACGTCTATGACGCCCCTGACTTTGAACCCCAAATCGCCTATATCAAGGTCCTCACCGAGAACAACCGTCTTCCAGAGTTGATGAAGCTCTCTGATGAAATGGATGGCCGGTTTTCGGATGCGGATAGAGGAAACTCTCGTTTCGTGCAATTCCTCTTGACCCAGATCCCCGATCCATCAATCAAGGACTGGTTTCCACAGGCGGCGGCTCGCGCAGATCCAAGGAGGACGGATGACTTGGCAGAACGCTACCGTAGTGCCATCCAGTCCGCGCAAGACGACCAAGATTCTTGGAAACAATTCTATCTGCAGAACGCACTCGGCAACATCTTTTTGGCGGCGCAAGATTACACTACTCTTATCCCTATTCATGAAAGGATCTGCTTTCACGATTACAAAGCGAAAGGCAGTCTGCCTGTCCGGATCGAGTACATTGCTTCATTCAAGCAGCTTACCAGAGCATACTTCATCAAAGCGCTGGAGGCTGACCAGACATTGGTATCCGAAGCCAGTGGTCTATGGGTCAAAAAGCTGGAGAAGCTCATGCAGCAGCAGGAAAAGTACCAGAACAAGAATGTCCCGCTCCACATGGCTGGTTTCGACTTCAATGAACCATCCATCTCCCTGATAGTGCTATACCGTCTGCGCAACAGAGACGAGGAATTACGGCAACTCGTCCACGGTCTTGTCTCTGAATGTCTCAAACTCTTAGAGGACGAGGAGCCTCAGAATGACGAGATCAGCATCCGCCACCTTCAGCGGTGTCTGCTTGCCGCCGGGGACGAAGACAATGCCAAAGCGTTATGGCAGTCGACAAGAACCCCGTCGCTGTCTGCTACTATTTCTGGTCACTTGAAAGCTGACCGAAGACGATCGAGCTCGCCCAAGATCGGCGGGTTGTCACCTAGGATGTCGTTGTCACCCAACAGACGGAGCAAGCAAATATTCCTCCCGAAGATCTTCTCAGAAGGCAACGATGTATCTTGCGACCACTGCCTCAAGAGGTTTGAGCCGTCGGAAACGTTCGCAGTGTGTCGGTACTGCATCGACTTGAAGTTTTGCATGCCCTGCTTAGACGTCGTCAAGAGTCAGAAGTTTGAGCCAGGCCACACCTCGGTGTGCAAGCCCAGCCACGACTGGCTTATGGTGCCGCCCTTGACAGTCAATCTTCAGGCTAATGAGATTTTGGTTGATGGCCAGGTGGGCAAACTGGAGGAGTGGAAGTCAAGGCTACGGAAAGAGTGGGTAAAGACCAAGCAGGGTAACAAAGTAAAAGGGCTTGGAATAATGTAG